A single region of the Sphingobium sp. EP60837 genome encodes:
- a CDS encoding arsinothricin resistance N-acetyltransferase ArsN1 family B — translation MLTIRKAVVEDGATLAAIYAPYVSQTVISFETVPPTAEEFSARIANCLPAYPWLIAEMGGQTVGYAYAGPHIGRAAYNWSADISVYLAADHHRQGIGRNLYDALIALLRHQGYHALFAGITLPNEASVAIHSAIGMREVGIYREVGFKFGQWHDVMWMGMTISPPARPTAPPTPFSALANIQDIVPHLAG, via the coding sequence ATGCTGACGATACGCAAGGCCGTTGTGGAGGATGGCGCGACCCTCGCGGCGATCTATGCGCCCTATGTCTCGCAAACCGTGATCTCGTTCGAAACCGTGCCTCCTACCGCAGAAGAGTTCAGTGCCAGGATCGCCAATTGCCTCCCCGCCTACCCCTGGCTCATCGCCGAGATGGGCGGCCAGACGGTCGGCTATGCCTATGCAGGACCACATATTGGCCGCGCGGCCTATAATTGGTCGGCGGACATATCGGTCTATCTCGCTGCCGATCATCACCGCCAGGGCATCGGCCGAAATTTGTACGACGCCTTGATCGCTCTATTGCGTCATCAGGGCTATCATGCGCTGTTCGCAGGCATAACCCTGCCCAACGAGGCGAGCGTCGCCATCCATAGCGCTATCGGCATGCGGGAAGTCGGCATTTATCGGGAAGTCGGTTTCAAATTCGGCCAGTGGCATGATGTGATGTGGATGGGCATGACCATCTCACCGCCCGCTCGACCCACGGCTCCGCCCACGCCCTTCTCGGCGCTGGCCAACATTCAGGACATCGTTCCCCATCTGGCCGGTTAA
- the pstA gene encoding phosphate ABC transporter permease PstA, giving the protein MTATRTPTDWKSDAMRKRIARRYAAERRFKLAGLFAVLLSAAFLAFLLFTMLGNGLRGFTRTEIAVKIDFPASPLLLDPDAITDQSLANANLPMVTGETVKKALGADAEEWVSSTAWTVLRDRIKADPKILSRTETIALPASTAIDLAAKSNASPEAEAAVDRLNKAGLLSTGINWNFLSASDGTDPTQVGIWGAFKGSLLTMLVTLALSFPIGVATALYLEEYARKNWLTDIIEVSINNLAAVPSIIFGLLGLSIFLNFLHLPRSAALVGGMTLALMTMPVIVIAGRNAIKSVPPSIRDAALGIGASPVQVVFHHVLPLALPGILTGTIIGMARALGETAPLLMIGMRAFIATPPGGITDPATVLPVQIFLWSDEVSKGFVEKTSAAIIVLLVFLLAMNGLAIYLRNKFEKRW; this is encoded by the coding sequence ATGACCGCCACCCGCACCCCCACCGACTGGAAGTCGGACGCGATGCGCAAGCGGATCGCCCGGCGCTACGCCGCCGAGCGCCGCTTCAAGCTGGCCGGTCTCTTTGCCGTACTGCTCTCCGCCGCATTCCTGGCCTTCCTGCTCTTCACGATGCTGGGCAACGGCCTGCGCGGTTTTACTCGCACAGAGATCGCGGTGAAGATCGACTTCCCTGCCTCTCCGCTGCTGCTCGATCCCGACGCCATCACCGATCAGTCGCTCGCCAACGCGAACCTGCCGATGGTGACGGGCGAGACGGTAAAGAAGGCGCTGGGCGCGGACGCAGAGGAATGGGTTTCCTCCACCGCCTGGACCGTCCTGCGCGACAGGATCAAGGCGGACCCCAAGATCCTCTCGCGCACCGAAACGATCGCGCTGCCCGCTTCCACAGCGATCGACCTTGCCGCCAAGAGCAACGCGTCGCCGGAGGCCGAAGCTGCCGTGGATCGCCTCAACAAGGCTGGCCTGCTCTCCACCGGGATCAACTGGAACTTCCTGTCCGCCAGCGACGGCACCGATCCGACCCAAGTCGGCATCTGGGGCGCGTTCAAGGGTTCGCTGCTGACGATGCTCGTCACCCTGGCGCTCAGCTTCCCGATCGGTGTCGCGACCGCGCTCTATCTGGAAGAATATGCCCGCAAGAACTGGCTGACCGACATCATCGAAGTGTCGATCAACAATCTTGCCGCCGTTCCCTCGATCATCTTCGGCCTGCTGGGGCTATCGATCTTCCTCAACTTCCTGCACCTGCCGCGCTCTGCGGCGCTGGTCGGCGGCATGACGCTGGCGCTGATGACCATGCCCGTGATCGTCATCGCCGGACGCAACGCCATCAAGTCGGTGCCGCCCAGTATTCGCGACGCTGCGCTCGGCATCGGCGCTTCGCCGGTTCAGGTCGTATTTCACCACGTCCTTCCCCTCGCCCTGCCCGGCATTCTCACCGGCACCATCATCGGCATGGCGCGCGCGCTCGGGGAGACGGCTCCGCTGCTCATGATCGGCATGCGCGCCTTCATCGCCACGCCGCCGGGCGGCATCACCGATCCTGCGACCGTCCTCCCCGTCCAGATCTTCCTCTGGTCGGACGAAGTCTCCAAGGGCTTCGTCGAAAAGACCTCCGCCGCCATCATCGTCCTGCTGGTGTTCCTGCTCGCGATGAACGGCCTCGCCATCTACCTGCGCAACAAGTTCGAAAAACGGTGGTAA
- the pstC gene encoding phosphate ABC transporter permease subunit PstC, whose amino-acid sequence MTGPAILLLLAGLGAIAWVSARARALRLQTGARASGRRDAVHSLPGYHGWYVALWTLIPAAIFLAVWANVAPGLITQDVLSSPAAQSLPTDDFSRSAILGEARAIATGKQAGAFNPLSQGLVDPYKAATGKYGMAGAALALVLAFAGGAYAFTRVRPDFRARTRVERLVMAMLLIASLLAIITTLGIVASLLWESFRFFSMVNPIDFLFGTKWSPQSAAMGYGNEDAFGAVPLFWGTIFIGAIIAMIVAIPLGLMSAIYLTQYAQPRVRKWMKPILEVLAGVPTVVYGYFAALTIAPALRDFAVAIGIHSASSESALAAGLVMGVMIIPFVSSMADDSIAAVPQSMRDGSLAMGATTSETIRKVLIPAALPGVVGGVLLAVSRAIGETMIVVMAAGLSANLTLNPFASVTTVTTQIVQLLTGDQEFDSAKTLAAFALGLVLFIVTLLLNIVALRVVKKYREAYE is encoded by the coding sequence ATGACAGGTCCTGCAATCCTCCTGCTGCTGGCGGGCCTTGGCGCAATCGCCTGGGTCAGCGCCCGCGCCCGCGCGCTGCGGCTACAAACCGGAGCCCGGGCGTCCGGCCGCCGCGACGCCGTGCATAGCCTGCCAGGCTATCATGGCTGGTATGTCGCGCTGTGGACACTGATCCCGGCCGCCATTTTCCTGGCGGTCTGGGCGAATGTCGCCCCCGGCCTCATTACCCAGGATGTGCTGAGCAGCCCGGCGGCGCAGAGCCTGCCCACCGATGATTTCTCGCGCTCCGCCATTCTGGGCGAGGCGCGGGCGATCGCGACGGGCAAGCAGGCTGGGGCGTTCAACCCGCTCTCGCAGGGCCTTGTTGATCCTTATAAAGCCGCCACCGGCAAATATGGCATGGCGGGCGCGGCCCTCGCGCTGGTCCTCGCCTTTGCCGGTGGCGCTTACGCCTTCACTCGGGTCCGTCCAGACTTTCGCGCCCGCACGCGGGTCGAGCGGCTCGTCATGGCGATGCTGCTGATCGCCTCGCTGCTCGCGATCATCACTACGCTCGGCATCGTCGCCTCGCTGCTGTGGGAAAGCTTCCGCTTCTTCTCGATGGTGAACCCCATCGACTTCCTCTTCGGCACCAAATGGAGCCCGCAATCCGCCGCCATGGGCTATGGCAATGAGGATGCGTTCGGTGCCGTACCGCTCTTCTGGGGCACGATCTTCATCGGCGCGATCATCGCCATGATCGTCGCCATCCCGCTGGGCCTCATGAGCGCCATCTACCTCACCCAATATGCGCAGCCGCGTGTACGCAAATGGATGAAGCCCATCCTTGAGGTGCTCGCGGGCGTACCAACGGTGGTCTATGGCTATTTCGCCGCGCTCACCATCGCGCCAGCCCTGCGCGACTTCGCCGTCGCCATCGGCATCCACAGCGCGAGTTCCGAAAGCGCGCTGGCCGCCGGTCTCGTCATGGGCGTGATGATCATCCCCTTCGTCTCCTCAATGGCCGACGACAGCATCGCCGCCGTGCCGCAGTCCATGCGCGACGGCAGCCTCGCCATGGGCGCAACCACCAGCGAGACCATTCGCAAAGTCCTCATCCCCGCCGCCCTGCCCGGCGTCGTCGGTGGCGTCCTGCTGGCCGTCAGCCGCGCCATCGGCGAGACGATGATCGTGGTGATGGCTGCGGGCCTGTCCGCCAACCTCACCTTAAACCCCTTCGCCAGCGTGACGACGGTCACGACCCAGATCGTCCAGCTACTGACCGGCGACCAGGAATTCGACAGCGCCAAGACGCTTGCCGCCTTCGCGCTCGGCCTCGTCCTGTTCATCGTCACCCTGCTGCTCAACATCGTGGCCCTGCGGGTCGTGAAGAAATATCGCGAGGCTTACGAATGA
- the pstB gene encoding phosphate ABC transporter ATP-binding protein PstB translates to MHEPQTLVPATETKMTARDVKVFYGEKQAIKGVSIDVDMDNVTAFIGPSGCGKSTFLRTLNRMNDTVASARTEGTITLDGEDIYAPSMDVVQLRARVGMVFQKPNPFPKSIYENIAYGPRIHGLAHGKADLDVIVEKSLRRAGLWDEVKDRLHDSGTALSGGQQQRLCIGRAIAVEPEVILMDEPCSALDPIATAKIEELIHELRGRYAIVIVTHNMQQAARVSQRTAFFHLGELVEYGVTSDIFTNPKQERTKDYITGRYG, encoded by the coding sequence ATGCACGAACCACAAACCCTGGTGCCTGCCACCGAAACCAAGATGACCGCGCGCGATGTAAAGGTCTTCTATGGCGAGAAACAGGCGATCAAGGGCGTCTCCATCGACGTCGATATGGACAATGTCACCGCCTTCATCGGCCCGTCGGGCTGCGGAAAGTCGACCTTCCTGCGCACATTGAACCGCATGAACGACACCGTGGCGAGCGCCCGCACCGAAGGCACGATCACGCTCGACGGCGAGGATATCTACGCCCCCAGCATGGACGTGGTGCAACTGCGCGCCCGTGTCGGCATGGTGTTTCAAAAGCCCAATCCGTTCCCCAAGTCGATCTACGAAAATATCGCCTACGGCCCGCGCATCCACGGCCTGGCCCATGGCAAGGCAGACCTCGACGTCATCGTCGAAAAGTCGCTCCGCCGCGCTGGTCTCTGGGACGAAGTGAAGGATCGCCTCCACGACAGCGGCACCGCGCTTTCGGGCGGCCAGCAGCAGCGCCTTTGCATCGGCCGCGCGATCGCGGTCGAGCCCGAAGTCATCCTGATGGACGAGCCCTGCTCAGCGCTCGACCCAATCGCAACGGCCAAGATCGAGGAACTGATCCACGAACTGCGCGGCCGCTACGCGATCGTCATCGTCACCCACAATATGCAGCAGGCCGCCCGCGTGTCGCAGCGCACGGCCTTTTTCCACCTGGGCGAACTGGTCGAATATGGCGTGACGTCGGACATCTTCACCAATCCGAAGCAGGAACGGACCAAGGACTACATCACCGGACGCTACGGCTGA
- the phoU gene encoding phosphate signaling complex protein PhoU translates to MAEHTIKAFDEEIDKLRGLIAEMGGRAEAAIESAMLALQRQDKTLAAQVVADDKRIDAIEAEVEKLVIQVIALRAPMANDLRDVIAALKIVGVVERIGDYAKNIAKRVPLITANQRTLEPVSLLPSMGQVAAEMVHDALNAFAARDADLALAVIERDTVVDDFYNSVFRTLVTYMVENPKTISECAHLLFVAKNIERIGDHATNVAEMVYYAATGQTAPDRERGGSQPLED, encoded by the coding sequence ATGGCTGAACATACGATCAAGGCGTTCGACGAGGAAATCGACAAGCTGCGCGGCCTCATCGCTGAAATGGGCGGCCGCGCCGAAGCAGCCATCGAAAGCGCGATGCTGGCCCTCCAGCGCCAGGACAAAACCCTCGCCGCGCAAGTGGTGGCCGACGACAAGCGCATCGACGCGATCGAGGCGGAGGTTGAAAAGCTGGTGATCCAAGTCATCGCCCTGCGCGCGCCCATGGCCAACGACCTGCGCGACGTGATCGCCGCGCTTAAGATCGTGGGCGTGGTCGAGCGGATCGGCGATTACGCCAAAAATATCGCCAAACGCGTACCGCTGATCACCGCCAATCAGCGCACGCTGGAGCCGGTCTCGCTTCTCCCCTCCATGGGGCAGGTCGCAGCCGAAATGGTGCATGACGCGCTCAACGCCTTCGCCGCGCGCGACGCCGATCTGGCGCTGGCCGTGATCGAGCGCGACACGGTCGTTGATGATTTCTACAATAGCGTCTTCCGCACGCTCGTCACCTATATGGTCGAAAATCCCAAGACCATCAGCGAGTGCGCGCACCTGCTCTTCGTCGCCAAGAATATCGAACGGATCGGCGACCACGCCACCAACGTCGCCGAGATGGTCTATTACGCCGCCACCGGCCAGACCGCGCCGGACCGCGAACGCGGCGGCTCCCAACCGCTGGAGGATTGA
- a CDS encoding ATP-binding protein, protein MNRLTISQITASLAVLFLATGSALLTGATVWAIALPVLAGLAILLITSQGPAPKPSTPSPAEESADIVVHPDFADLLEGIADPLMLIERGRIIRANRAAQRLLGAHIEGEDARIAIRHPAAAERLASLAPMAEPVMLELVGLGTRDQRWQMRIAPVGSDGSIRRLVHLADHSGAHAAEKMRVDFVANASHELRTPLAGILGFIETLADPDLGRDNETRQRFLKIMDGEARRMQRLIDDLISLSRIEAEKYRVPDSPVDLSGLVAEVVGVFRTSHGDRGREVEMEIDPALPSVAGDRAQLSQLLHNLIGNSVKYGKAGTPIRVSLTEGPSGMTRLCVADEGEGIGPDHLPRLTERFYRVDSGRSRAIGGTGLGLAIVKHIVERHRGRLDIASILGKGTSITVLLPPMAPEEKVATSKH, encoded by the coding sequence ATGAATCGACTGACCATTTCCCAAATCACCGCTTCGCTTGCCGTGCTGTTTCTGGCGACCGGAAGCGCGTTGCTGACAGGCGCAACCGTCTGGGCGATCGCCCTGCCTGTCCTCGCGGGACTGGCGATCCTCCTGATCACCTCGCAGGGGCCAGCGCCCAAGCCAAGCACGCCTTCGCCTGCTGAGGAGAGCGCGGACATCGTTGTCCACCCCGACTTTGCCGACCTGCTGGAGGGCATAGCCGATCCACTGATGCTGATCGAGCGCGGGCGGATCATCCGCGCCAACCGAGCCGCCCAACGGCTGCTCGGCGCGCATATCGAAGGGGAAGACGCACGCATCGCCATCCGCCACCCCGCCGCCGCCGAACGATTGGCGAGCCTCGCCCCAATGGCGGAGCCGGTGATGCTGGAGCTGGTGGGCCTGGGCACCCGCGATCAGCGTTGGCAGATGCGGATCGCGCCGGTGGGGAGCGACGGCTCCATTCGCCGCCTCGTCCACCTCGCCGATCATAGCGGCGCACATGCCGCCGAAAAAATGCGGGTCGATTTCGTCGCCAATGCCAGCCACGAACTGCGCACACCACTCGCCGGGATATTGGGCTTTATCGAAACGCTGGCCGACCCCGATCTCGGCCGCGACAACGAAACGCGCCAGCGCTTCCTGAAGATCATGGATGGGGAAGCGCGCCGGATGCAGCGACTGATCGACGACCTCATCTCCCTATCCCGCATCGAGGCGGAGAAATATCGTGTCCCCGACAGCCCGGTCGATCTGTCCGGGCTGGTGGCAGAAGTCGTCGGCGTGTTCCGCACCAGCCATGGCGATCGCGGCCGCGAGGTGGAAATGGAGATCGATCCCGCGCTCCCCTCGGTGGCCGGCGACCGGGCGCAGTTGTCGCAACTGCTCCACAATCTGATCGGCAACTCCGTCAAATATGGCAAGGCTGGCACGCCGATCCGCGTCAGCCTGACTGAAGGGCCAAGCGGCATGACCCGGCTCTGCGTCGCCGATGAAGGTGAAGGCATCGGACCGGATCACCTGCCGCGGCTGACGGAGCGCTTCTACCGCGTGGATTCGGGCCGCAGCCGCGCGATCGGGGGCACCGGACTCGGCTTAGCGATCGTCAAGCATATCGTGGAACGGCATCGCGGCCGGCTCGACATTGCCAGCATCTTGGGCAAGGGCACCAGCATCACCGTCCTGCTGCCGCCGATGGCCCCTGAAGAAAAAGTCGCCACATCAAAGCATTGA
- a CDS encoding HPr-rel-A system PqqD family peptide chaperone, with protein MTAERRYHQDSNAALCVLEDITLLYHRSSGQTHMVISPVPEILDALGEDDSPVTAAQVHARLERRYDLGEPEQAIAEIEAHLAGLTALGVVRRA; from the coding sequence GTGACCGCAGAGCGCCGTTATCATCAGGACAGCAACGCCGCCTTGTGCGTGCTGGAGGATATCACGCTCCTCTACCATCGGTCGTCGGGGCAGACGCATATGGTGATCAGCCCGGTTCCCGAGATATTGGACGCGCTGGGCGAGGATGACTCCCCCGTAACGGCTGCGCAGGTGCATGCGCGGCTGGAGCGGCGCTATGACCTGGGCGAACCGGAGCAGGCGATTGCAGAGATCGAAGCGCATCTGGCCGGACTGACGGCCCTTGGTGTTGTGCGGCGCGCATGA
- a CDS encoding nucleotidyltransferase domain-containing protein gives MSGAALVRALREPVTVARLDATAWNALIAAARAERLIGTLAVRVDAAQAPQAVRPILADARLDAEREARQALWEADRAAEALGAPVLLLKGTAYVAAGLTAGEGRFIGDLDILAPREMMNEIEERLKAAGWEWVKEDAYDDAYYRQWMHELPPMIHRERDRMIDVHHTILPLTARQSPDAEAMLADSVSITERLSILSPEDMVCHSVAHLLADGDMAGGLRNLWDIHCLLEKADLGRLEERAERHGISRHVAQARRLAAVLYGRERGERLTLWDHVVMWRLLARDGWGRETRKLLRFAFYVRSHWLRMPPMMLARHLVTKWRKGHRPV, from the coding sequence ATGAGCGGGGCGGCGCTGGTGCGCGCTTTGCGGGAGCCTGTAACGGTGGCCAGGCTGGATGCGACGGCGTGGAATGCGCTGATCGCGGCGGCGCGGGCGGAGCGCTTGATCGGAACGCTGGCGGTGAGGGTTGATGCGGCGCAGGCACCCCAAGCGGTCCGGCCGATACTGGCGGATGCGCGGCTGGATGCGGAGCGGGAAGCGCGGCAGGCATTGTGGGAGGCTGACCGAGCCGCCGAAGCGCTGGGTGCGCCGGTGCTGTTGCTCAAAGGGACCGCATATGTTGCGGCGGGGCTGACGGCGGGCGAGGGGCGGTTCATTGGCGACCTTGATATCCTGGCGCCCCGCGAAATGATGAATGAAATAGAGGAAAGATTGAAGGCGGCGGGCTGGGAATGGGTAAAGGAGGATGCCTATGACGATGCCTATTACCGGCAGTGGATGCATGAACTGCCGCCGATGATCCATCGGGAGCGGGACCGGATGATCGATGTGCATCATACGATCCTGCCGCTGACGGCGCGGCAGAGCCCCGATGCCGAGGCGATGTTGGCCGATTCCGTTTCGATAACAGAACGATTATCTATTTTGTCGCCCGAGGACATGGTCTGCCATTCGGTCGCGCATCTGCTCGCGGATGGGGATATGGCGGGCGGCTTGCGGAACCTGTGGGATATCCATTGCCTCTTGGAGAAGGCGGACCTGGGGCGGCTGGAAGAGCGGGCGGAGCGGCATGGGATCAGCCGCCATGTTGCGCAGGCGCGGCGGCTGGCGGCGGTGCTTTATGGTCGCGAGCGGGGTGAGCGGCTGACGCTTTGGGATCATGTGGTGATGTGGCGGTTGCTCGCTCGGGATGGGTGGGGGCGCGAGACGCGCAAGCTGCTGCGCTTTGCCTTCTATGTGCGCTCGCACTGGCTGCGGATGCCGCCGATGATGCTGGCGCGGCATCTAGTGACGAAATGGCGCAAGGGGCACCGGCCGGTTTAG
- a CDS encoding amidohydrolase produces the protein MRHALWIIMAAASLSSAATAQTGTSSVPAAAPASSSEIAATIARDMDGMMALYRDLHANPELSEQESATAAKLARRLKALKFTVTEKVGGNGVVAVMKNGDGPVLLIRADMDGLPVTEETRLPFASKVRTKTAGGVETDVMHACGHDTHMTAFIETARLLSSMQDRWRGTLVMILQPAEEVGRGARLMLEDGLYTRFPRPTHALAFHDAANLEAGVIGYTPGYALANVDSVDIVVRGTGGHGAYPQTAKDPIVLGARIVGALQTLVSREQDPLDPAVVTVGSFVAGAKHNIIPDEAKLLLTVRSYSDETREKLIRGIERIARGEAIAAGVPDDRMPVISVKDEFTPAAYNPPAFANQMAALLTTHFPEGRVVEAKPSMGGEDFGRYYRADKSINSFIFWVGGVPPDQMAKAAAGQLTLPSLHSPFWAPQADKVIATASEAMTVLALNILER, from the coding sequence GTGCGTCACGCGTTGTGGATTATCATGGCCGCCGCCAGCCTTTCGTCCGCCGCCACGGCGCAGACCGGAACTTCGTCCGTTCCGGCTGCTGCCCCTGCGTCCTCCAGCGAAATCGCCGCCACCATCGCGCGCGACATGGATGGCATGATGGCGCTCTACCGCGATCTTCACGCCAATCCTGAATTATCAGAGCAGGAAAGCGCAACCGCCGCCAAGCTCGCCCGCCGGTTGAAGGCCCTGAAGTTCACCGTGACCGAAAAGGTCGGCGGCAACGGCGTGGTTGCCGTGATGAAAAATGGCGATGGGCCCGTCCTCCTCATCCGCGCCGACATGGACGGCCTTCCCGTCACCGAAGAGACCCGCCTTCCCTTCGCGTCGAAGGTCCGCACCAAAACGGCGGGTGGCGTGGAAACCGACGTCATGCACGCCTGCGGCCACGACACGCACATGACCGCCTTCATCGAAACCGCCCGCCTCCTCTCCTCGATGCAGGATCGGTGGCGGGGCACGCTCGTCATGATCCTTCAGCCTGCGGAGGAAGTCGGCCGCGGGGCGCGCCTGATGCTGGAGGATGGCTTATACACGCGCTTTCCCCGCCCCACCCATGCGCTCGCCTTCCACGACGCCGCTAATCTGGAGGCGGGCGTGATCGGCTACACGCCGGGTTACGCCCTCGCCAATGTCGATAGCGTGGACATAGTAGTGCGCGGCACCGGCGGCCATGGCGCCTATCCGCAGACCGCGAAGGACCCGATCGTGCTGGGCGCGCGTATCGTTGGCGCGCTGCAAACCCTGGTCAGCCGCGAACAGGACCCGCTCGACCCTGCAGTGGTAACTGTCGGCAGCTTCGTTGCCGGGGCCAAGCACAATATCATCCCCGATGAGGCGAAGCTGCTGCTCACCGTCCGGAGCTATTCGGACGAAACCCGCGAAAAGCTGATCCGGGGCATCGAACGCATCGCGCGGGGCGAGGCGATTGCCGCTGGCGTGCCTGACGATCGCATGCCCGTCATATCGGTGAAGGATGAATTCACCCCCGCCGCCTACAATCCGCCCGCTTTCGCCAACCAGATGGCCGCCCTTCTCACGACCCATTTCCCCGAAGGCCGGGTGGTTGAGGCCAAGCCCTCCATGGGCGGCGAAGACTTCGGCCGCTACTATCGGGCGGACAAGAGCATCAACAGCTTCATCTTCTGGGTCGGCGGCGTCCCGCCAGACCAGATGGCAAAAGCTGCCGCTGGCCAACTTACCCTGCCCTCACTTCACAGCCCCTTCTGGGCGCCTCAAGCGGACAAAGTCATAGCGACCGCCAGCGAAGCGATGACGGTTTTGGCGCTGAATATATTGGAGCGGTAA
- a CDS encoding substrate-binding domain-containing protein, whose product MKHFALLAATAAAALTLAGCGDQSSGGGAGGTRDQIRAVGSSTVYPFATAIAEMFVQGNPGMKSPIIESTGTGGGMKLFCAGVGAQYPDIENASRRIKKSEFEDCQKNGVKDIIEIQVGVDGLAFAEAKNGPGLKLTPKIVYEALAANPYGKGPNKAETWKDVDPSLPATPISVFGPPSTSGTRDSLAELILTKGCETDPAMKALKEKSEDEFKATCTRVREDGKYVDSGENDNLIVQKLGANPNALGVFGYSFLEENKDTLKDVTINGVEATYETVSTGKYPGARALYIYVKKAHMTAIPGLQAFLNTFASNWNPDGALTKRGMVAAPDDVRKASAETVKSLAVLDGSQLK is encoded by the coding sequence GTGAAGCATTTCGCCTTGCTCGCCGCGACCGCCGCGGCCGCACTCACGCTCGCCGGCTGCGGCGATCAGTCCTCTGGTGGCGGCGCTGGCGGCACCCGTGACCAGATCCGGGCGGTTGGCTCATCCACCGTCTATCCGTTCGCCACGGCGATCGCGGAGATGTTTGTGCAGGGCAATCCCGGCATGAAATCCCCAATCATCGAATCGACTGGCACCGGCGGCGGCATGAAGCTCTTTTGTGCGGGCGTTGGCGCTCAATATCCCGATATCGAGAACGCCTCACGCCGCATCAAGAAGTCGGAGTTCGAGGACTGCCAGAAGAATGGCGTCAAGGACATCATCGAAATCCAGGTCGGCGTCGATGGCCTTGCCTTCGCCGAGGCGAAGAACGGCCCCGGCCTGAAGCTGACGCCCAAGATCGTCTATGAAGCGCTGGCCGCCAACCCCTATGGCAAGGGCCCGAACAAGGCAGAGACTTGGAAGGATGTGGACCCCAGCCTGCCCGCCACGCCGATCAGCGTGTTCGGCCCGCCGTCCACCAGCGGCACCCGCGATTCCTTGGCCGAGTTGATCCTGACGAAGGGCTGCGAAACCGATCCGGCCATGAAGGCGCTCAAGGAAAAGAGCGAGGACGAGTTCAAGGCCACCTGCACCCGCGTTCGCGAAGATGGCAAATATGTGGACTCGGGCGAGAATGACAATTTGATCGTCCAGAAGCTGGGCGCTAATCCCAACGCGCTCGGCGTCTTCGGATACAGCTTCCTGGAAGAGAATAAGGACACGCTGAAGGACGTCACGATCAACGGCGTCGAAGCGACCTACGAAACCGTCTCCACCGGCAAATATCCCGGCGCGCGCGCGCTCTACATCTATGTGAAAAAGGCGCACATGACAGCGATCCCGGGTCTTCAGGCGTTCCTCAACACCTTCGCTTCCAACTGGAATCCCGATGGCGCGCTCACCAAGCGGGGCATGGTCGCTGCGCCGGACGATGTTCGCAAGGCGAGCGCCGAAACGGTCAAGTCGCTTGCCGTTCTCGACGGTTCGCAGCTGAAATAA
- a CDS encoding HprK-related kinase A, whose translation MRHQLSLKIGPASFRIGSAWRQPVELLAALYDDYPQVDGDVADFTVRLEPTSLLRRWVRPSIFITGDHGLADAAPMSLAHGLLAAEMGMNLQMALGWRRHLLLHASSVEKDGRALVMTGESGSGKSTLAAQLGERGWRLMGDEFALLDLVSGAVFPFPRLVSLKNGAIRVIAAEAPDKRMGPLLGGTAKGDIRHLVPRADAVGRMGEGAQPALLLFPRFGHGADVRPVGQGEVFMRLTQASTNYVALGEAGFGALTRFVQGVPARAIDFPSGDAAIAMVERLWEELA comes from the coding sequence ATGAGGCATCAGCTTTCCCTGAAGATCGGGCCTGCGTCCTTCCGCATCGGCTCCGCCTGGCGGCAGCCGGTTGAGCTGTTGGCGGCGCTTTATGACGATTATCCCCAGGTCGATGGCGATGTGGCTGATTTTACCGTTCGTCTGGAGCCGACGAGCCTGCTGCGGCGGTGGGTGCGGCCTTCGATCTTCATCACTGGCGACCATGGCCTGGCCGATGCCGCGCCCATGAGCCTGGCCCATGGCCTGCTGGCGGCGGAGATGGGCATGAACCTGCAGATGGCGTTGGGGTGGCGGCGGCATCTGCTGCTGCATGCGTCGAGCGTTGAGAAGGACGGACGCGCGCTGGTGATGACCGGCGAATCGGGTTCCGGCAAATCGACTCTGGCGGCGCAATTGGGCGAGCGGGGCTGGCGGCTGATGGGTGACGAGTTTGCCTTGCTGGACCTTGTTAGCGGGGCAGTGTTTCCTTTCCCCCGCCTTGTATCGCTGAAGAATGGCGCGATCAGGGTGATCGCGGCAGAGGCGCCTGACAAGCGGATGGGGCCGTTGCTTGGCGGAACGGCGAAGGGAGACATACGCCATCTCGTGCCACGCGCAGATGCGGTGGGGCGGATGGGGGAAGGGGCGCAGCCTGCGCTGCTGCTGTTTCCCCGTTTTGGTCATGGCGCGGACGTGCGGCCGGTCGGGCAGGGGGAAGTCTTCATGCGGCTGACTCAAGCGTCCACCAATTATGTCGCGCTGGGAGAGGCGGGCTTTGGCGCACTCACTCGCTTCGTACAGGGCGTTCCGGCGCGGGCGATCGATTTTCCTTCCGGGGATGCGGCGATCGCCATGGTCGAACGGCTTTGGGAGGAGCTTGCATGA